Proteins co-encoded in one Jeotgalibacillus malaysiensis genomic window:
- a CDS encoding acylneuraminate cytidylyltransferase, translating into MKTAVIIQARMGSTRLSGKVMKELKGASVLSHVITRVRQAALVDEVIIATTTLDRDDVIEEEAKKNNALVFRGSEHDVLSRYYLAAKEYQIDIIVRVTSDCPVIDPHVIDDLVSQFEKGSNEVVTNAGPDASQRTFPRGLDTEVFSFQMLEEAFLNAKETYQREHVTPYIYEHSDHIHYVQAGKDESRHRWTLDTEEDLALMVEIYDRLFQGTHDFYLRELLQLFEQEPSLAQINAHIEQKKVK; encoded by the coding sequence ATGAAAACAGCTGTCATTATTCAGGCTAGAATGGGTTCAACCAGATTGTCCGGCAAAGTTATGAAAGAACTGAAAGGTGCTTCTGTGTTATCTCACGTTATTACAAGAGTCAGGCAGGCGGCATTAGTGGATGAAGTGATCATCGCTACGACGACGCTTGACCGGGATGATGTGATTGAAGAGGAAGCAAAGAAAAATAATGCATTAGTCTTTCGCGGAAGTGAACATGACGTACTGAGCCGCTATTATTTAGCGGCAAAAGAATATCAAATTGATATCATTGTCCGAGTGACCTCTGATTGTCCGGTCATTGACCCGCATGTGATTGATGACCTCGTAAGTCAGTTTGAAAAAGGGTCTAACGAAGTAGTGACAAACGCGGGTCCAGATGCAAGTCAACGTACGTTTCCAAGAGGACTGGACACAGAGGTATTTTCATTTCAAATGCTTGAAGAGGCATTTCTCAATGCAAAAGAAACATATCAGCGTGAACATGTCACCCCGTATATTTATGAACACAGTGATCATATTCATTACGTTCAGGCTGGAAAAGATGAGTCAAGGCATCGGTGGACGCTTGATACAGAGGAAGATTTGGCTTTAATGGTTGAAATCTACGACAGATTATTTCAGGGAACACACGATTTTTATCTACGTGAGCTGTTACAGCTATTTGAACAGGAACCATCACTAGCTCAAATCAATGCACATATTGAACAGAAGAAAGTCAAATAA
- a CDS encoding N-acetyl glucosamine/N-acetyl galactosamine epimerase, translating to MILKDKTILVTGGTGSFGKKFIQQILEKEVKKVIVFSRDELKQYEMAQEFTDPRIRFFIGDVREKERLYRAFEGVDIVIHAAALKHVGACEYNPFEAVKTNIHGAQNIIEAAIDKGVEKVVALSTDKAASPINLYGATKLASDKLFVAGNSYAGDKNTRFSVVRYGNVVGSRGSVVPFFKKLVAEGATELPITDERMTRFWITLDQGVKFVIDSLSHMNGGEIFVPKIPSMKVTDLAEAIAPGIKTKVVGIRPGEKLHEAMITEDDARRAVEFESYYMIEPEFPWWNSEVSLKGKKLADGFSYVSNLNDNWLTVDELKDLI from the coding sequence ATGATTTTAAAGGATAAAACAATATTAGTTACAGGTGGCACAGGGTCTTTTGGTAAAAAATTCATTCAGCAAATTCTTGAAAAAGAAGTAAAAAAGGTCATCGTTTTTAGTAGAGATGAGTTAAAGCAGTATGAGATGGCTCAAGAATTTACTGATCCCCGTATTAGGTTTTTTATAGGTGACGTACGAGAAAAAGAAAGGCTTTATCGTGCGTTCGAGGGTGTTGATATTGTTATTCATGCAGCAGCATTAAAGCATGTTGGAGCTTGCGAATATAACCCCTTTGAAGCAGTTAAAACAAATATACACGGTGCACAGAATATTATTGAAGCAGCTATTGACAAGGGAGTGGAAAAAGTTGTTGCTCTCAGTACAGATAAAGCTGCGAGTCCAATTAACCTATACGGTGCAACTAAGCTAGCTTCTGACAAACTGTTCGTTGCAGGGAATTCATATGCAGGGGATAAAAATACTAGGTTTTCTGTTGTAAGGTACGGTAATGTGGTTGGAAGCAGAGGTAGTGTAGTTCCTTTCTTTAAAAAACTTGTTGCTGAAGGTGCGACTGAGTTACCTATTACAGATGAAAGAATGACTAGGTTCTGGATTACATTAGATCAGGGCGTAAAGTTTGTTATAGATAGTTTATCTCACATGAATGGTGGAGAGATCTTTGTTCCGAAAATTCCTAGTATGAAGGTTACTGACCTTGCTGAAGCCATTGCACCAGGTATCAAAACGAAGGTGGTTGGCATAAGACCAGGGGAAAAATTACATGAAGCGATGATCACTGAAGATGATGCGAGACGAGCTGTAGAATTCGAATCATATTATATGATTGAGCCTGAATTCCCTTGGTGGAATAGTGAAGTTTCTCTTAAAGGGAAAAAACTCGCTGATGGCTTTAGTTATGTTAGTAATTTGAATGACAATTGGTTGACAGTAGATGAGTTAAAGGATCTGATTTAA
- a CDS encoding flagellin, with amino-acid sequence MIINHNIAALNTHRQFGAANLDQSKSMEKLSSGLRINRAGDDAAGLSISEKMRGQIRGLEQASRNAQDGISLIQTAEGALNETHSILQRMRELAVQASNDTNVTDDRTAIGDELKQLKSEVTRIANETEFNTQKLISTAGTYEFQVGANSGQVIAMTISKMTATALGLSLAAITVDSRANANSAISDINSAIETVSEMRSKFGAVQNRLEHTINNLNTGAENLTAAESRVRDVDMAKEMMEQTKNSILSQAAQAMLAQANQQPQGVLQLLR; translated from the coding sequence ATGATTATTAATCACAATATTGCAGCTCTTAACACACACCGTCAATTTGGTGCGGCGAATTTGGATCAATCAAAGTCTATGGAAAAGCTATCTTCTGGACTGCGAATTAACCGAGCAGGTGATGATGCAGCTGGTCTTTCAATTTCTGAAAAAATGCGTGGACAGATCCGCGGTTTAGAGCAGGCATCAAGAAATGCACAAGATGGTATTTCTCTAATTCAAACGGCTGAAGGTGCATTGAATGAAACTCATTCGATTCTTCAGCGTATGAGAGAGCTAGCAGTACAAGCCTCGAACGATACTAACGTTACAGATGACCGTACTGCAATTGGAGATGAGTTAAAGCAATTAAAGAGCGAGGTTACTCGTATTGCTAATGAAACTGAATTTAATACACAGAAATTAATCAGTACTGCAGGTACTTATGAATTCCAGGTTGGAGCAAATTCAGGTCAGGTTATTGCAATGACAATTTCGAAAATGACTGCAACAGCTCTTGGTTTAAGCTTAGCGGCAATTACTGTTGATAGCAGAGCTAATGCAAACTCGGCTATTAGTGATATTAACAGCGCGATTGAAACTGTATCAGAAATGCGTTCAAAGTTTGGTGCAGTACAAAACCGCTTGGAGCATACAATTAATAACCTGAATACAGGTGCAGAAAACCTTACGGCAGCCGAGTCACGAGTTCGTGATGTAGATATGGCTAAGGAGATGATGGAGCAGACTAAGAACTCTATCCTTTCTCAAGCGGCGCAGGCAATGCTGGCACAGGCTAACCAACAACCACAAGGTGTATTACAGCTACTTAGATAA
- a CDS encoding flagellin domain-containing protein: protein MIINHNIAALNTHRQFGAANLDQSKSMEKLSSGLRINRAGDDAAGLSISEKMRGQIRGLEQASRNAQDGISLIQTAEGALNETHSILQRMRELAVQASNDTNVTDDRTAISNELTQLRSEITRIADETEFNTQKLISASGTYEFQVGANSGQVIALSITTMSADALGLTAGAITVTTRTNANAAITNINDALKSVSEMRSKFGAVQNRLEHTINNLNTGAENLTAAESRVRDVDMAKEMMEQTKNSILSQAAQAMLAQANQQPQGVLQLLR, encoded by the coding sequence ATGATTATTAATCACAATATTGCAGCTCTTAACACACACCGTCAATTTGGTGCGGCGAATTTGGATCAATCAAAGTCTATGGAAAAGCTATCTTCTGGACTGCGAATTAACCGAGCAGGTGATGATGCAGCTGGTCTTTCAATTTCTGAAAAAATGCGTGGACAGATCCGCGGTTTAGAGCAGGCATCAAGAAATGCACAAGATGGTATTTCTCTAATTCAAACGGCTGAAGGTGCATTGAATGAAACTCATTCGATTCTTCAGCGTATGAGAGAGCTAGCAGTACAAGCCTCGAACGATACTAACGTTACAGATGACCGTACTGCAATTAGCAATGAACTTACTCAACTAAGAAGTGAGATCACTCGAATTGCTGATGAAACTGAGTTTAATACACAGAAATTAATCAGTGCTTCAGGTACTTATGAATTCCAGGTTGGAGCAAACTCAGGTCAGGTTATTGCTCTTTCGATTACTACTATGTCAGCTGATGCATTAGGGTTAACAGCAGGTGCTATTACAGTTACGACTAGAACAAATGCTAATGCAGCAATCACAAATATTAATGACGCGCTCAAATCTGTTTCGGAAATGCGTTCAAAGTTTGGTGCAGTCCAAAACCGACTAGAGCATACGATTAATAACCTGAACACGGGTGCAGAGAACCTTACGGCAGCCGAATCACGAGTACGCGATGTAGATATGGCTAAAGAAATGATGGAGCAGACTAAAAATTCTATTCTTTCTCAAGCAGCTCAGGCAATGTTGGCGCAGGCTAACCAGCAACCACAAGGGGTACTTCAGCTACTTAGATAA